A window of Halomonas sp. H10-9-1 contains these coding sequences:
- the tal gene encoding transaldolase, whose amino-acid sequence MADDLLTQLKEMTTVVADTGDIDAIRRFQPTDATTNPSLILQAAQQEARRHRLAEIARSATDRDDALDAVAVEIGSEISSLVPGYVSTEVSARLSFDTDATLSRAHSLIERYARHGVGPERILIKVAATWEGIRAAHRLEREGIHTNLTLLFSFTQAQACADAGVTLISPFVGRILDWNRAQQPEADFSGDNDPGVRSVKRIYEHYKGHGYQTIVMGASFRNSGEIKALAGCDRLTIAPALLAELAETRGPLERRLIPQDAETRPPEPLDEAEFRWALNEDAMATEKLAEGIRKFMADQRKLESLLGELRRG is encoded by the coding sequence ATGGCCGACGATCTGCTGACCCAACTCAAGGAAATGACCACGGTGGTCGCCGACACCGGCGACATCGATGCCATTCGCCGCTTCCAGCCCACCGATGCCACCACCAACCCCTCGCTGATCCTGCAGGCGGCCCAGCAGGAGGCGCGCCGTCACCGCCTGGCCGAGATCGCCCGCTCGGCGACCGATCGCGACGATGCCCTGGACGCGGTGGCGGTGGAGATCGGCAGCGAGATCAGCTCCTTGGTGCCGGGCTATGTCTCCACGGAGGTGAGCGCCCGGCTCTCCTTCGATACCGATGCCACCCTGTCACGGGCCCACTCGCTGATCGAGCGCTACGCCCGCCATGGCGTGGGGCCCGAACGCATCCTGATCAAGGTCGCCGCCACCTGGGAAGGCATTCGCGCCGCCCATCGGCTGGAGCGCGAGGGCATTCACACCAATCTCACCCTGCTGTTCAGCTTCACCCAGGCCCAAGCCTGCGCCGATGCCGGGGTCACCCTGATCTCGCCCTTCGTGGGGCGCATCCTTGACTGGAACAGGGCCCAGCAGCCCGAGGCCGACTTCAGCGGCGACAACGACCCGGGCGTACGCTCGGTGAAGCGCATCTACGAGCACTACAAGGGCCACGGTTACCAGACCATCGTGATGGGAGCCAGCTTCCGCAACAGCGGCGAGATCAAGGCCCTCGCCGGCTGCGACCGGCTGACCATCGCCCCTGCCCTGCTCGCGGAGCTCGCCGAGACCCGCGGCCCCCTCGAGCGACGGCTGATCCCCCAGGACGCGGAGACCCGCCCTCCCGAGCCGCTGGACGAGGCGGAATTCCGCTGGGCGCTCAACGAGGACGCCATGGCCACCGAGAAGCTGGCCGAAGGGATTCGCAAGTTCATGGCCGACCAGCGCAAGCTGGAGAGCCTGCTGGGCGAGCTGCGCCGGGGCTGA
- a CDS encoding STAS domain-containing protein, with translation MLIHEGRVKAAFDAGVFVLKLCGDVRLTLCATLDRQAQQLAKTPGLETLIIDLRDATNVDSTALGFLAKVAMAVQGRLAERPTIVADNPDVQRMLEVMGFARYFTMVESPITETCELCDLPEIPTDVAETRRRILEAHRILMRMNEHNREEFQPLVEMLEAQEEGSPHQ, from the coding sequence ATGCTGATTCATGAAGGACGCGTCAAGGCGGCATTCGATGCCGGCGTATTCGTCCTCAAGCTGTGCGGCGACGTGCGGCTTACCCTCTGCGCCACCCTGGACCGCCAGGCCCAGCAGCTGGCAAAGACACCCGGTCTCGAGACGCTGATCATCGACCTGCGTGACGCCACCAATGTGGACTCCACCGCCTTGGGCTTCCTGGCCAAGGTGGCCATGGCCGTGCAGGGGCGCCTCGCCGAGCGGCCCACCATCGTTGCCGATAATCCCGATGTCCAGCGCATGCTGGAGGTGATGGGCTTCGCGCGCTACTTCACCATGGTGGAGTCACCCATCACCGAGACCTGCGAGCTCTGCGACCTGCCCGAGATTCCCACCGATGTCGCCGAGACCCGGCGGCGCATCCTCGAGGCGCATCGCATCCTGATGCGCATGAACGAGCATAATCGTGAGGAGTTCCAGCCCCTCGTCGAGATGCTCGAGGCCCAGGAGGAGGGCTCCCCCCACCAGTGA
- a CDS encoding SpoIIE family protein phosphatase, with translation MDRPKQLIGVIDEPGPARDALAETIARDGLAVVAVSHAEELPSGVDLAVAHVRAVPASDWPGLCERLPTLVVSDTRDAPDLLSAVDAGLVDYIVEPCRHGQLLRRMIRKVIRLRALEEARRGDQTRLEELNETLETHLAMLRLDQQAGGQIQRKMLPPRPQTLGGVTCDYWFAPYLYLSGDFLDFHLLDERFLLFYFADVSGHGASSAFVTVLLKYLANRWQTEWDGAQPEALPARWLSDLNRELLDTGIGKHATLFVGIIDLKRRYLHYSLGAQLPMPLLVVDGEVTPLTGEGMPVGLFPGAEYPTLGCSLPENFHLWLCSDGVLECLPGDTLDSRLRELEQQIQASATLAELRANLALDLTSGDEALPDDLTIMLLSGFGHADS, from the coding sequence ATGGACCGTCCCAAGCAACTGATCGGCGTGATTGACGAGCCGGGGCCGGCCCGCGATGCGCTGGCCGAGACCATCGCCCGGGACGGCCTGGCGGTGGTGGCGGTGAGCCATGCCGAGGAGTTGCCGAGCGGCGTCGACCTGGCCGTGGCCCATGTCAGGGCGGTACCCGCTAGCGACTGGCCAGGGCTCTGCGAGCGCCTGCCGACCCTGGTGGTGAGCGATACCCGCGACGCCCCCGACCTGCTCTCGGCGGTGGATGCGGGGCTGGTGGACTATATCGTCGAGCCCTGCCGGCACGGCCAGCTGCTCCGCCGCATGATCCGCAAGGTGATCCGCCTGCGTGCCCTGGAGGAGGCGCGCCGCGGGGACCAGACGCGCCTGGAGGAGCTCAACGAGACCCTGGAGACCCACCTGGCGATGCTGCGCCTCGACCAGCAGGCCGGCGGTCAGATCCAGCGCAAGATGCTGCCCCCGCGGCCCCAGACCCTGGGCGGGGTGACCTGCGATTACTGGTTCGCCCCCTACCTCTATCTGTCGGGGGACTTCCTCGACTTCCATCTGCTCGACGAGCGCTTCCTGCTATTCTATTTCGCAGATGTCTCGGGCCACGGGGCGTCCTCGGCCTTCGTCACGGTGCTGCTCAAGTACCTGGCGAATCGTTGGCAGACCGAGTGGGATGGTGCGCAACCCGAGGCGCTGCCGGCCCGCTGGCTGTCGGATCTCAACCGTGAGCTGCTGGATACTGGCATCGGCAAGCACGCCACCCTATTCGTGGGTATCATTGACCTGAAGCGTCGCTATCTGCACTATTCGCTGGGCGCGCAGCTGCCCATGCCCCTGCTGGTGGTGGATGGCGAGGTGACCCCACTGACCGGCGAAGGCATGCCGGTGGGGCTTTTTCCGGGCGCCGAGTACCCGACACTGGGCTGCTCGCTACCCGAGAACTTCCACCTATGGCTGTGTTCGGATGGAGTATTGGAGTGCCTGCCGGGCGATACGCTCGACTCGCGGCTCAGGGAACTAGAGCAGCAGATCCAGGCCAGCGCGACGCTGGCGGAGCTGCGGGCCAACCTGGCCCTTGACCTCACGTCGGGCGATGAAGCGTTGCCCGACGACCTGACGATCATGTTGTTGAGCGGATTTGGCCATGCTGATTCATGA
- a CDS encoding VacJ family lipoprotein: MSDDKAQGRRDGRALLGVAAAALLAGCASAGGGDREPHPEDPWEGFNRKVFAFNDVLDRYALQPVARGYRFITPDPLETGVGNFFSNLGEPRTVLNSLLQGKVRNASIATSRFLINTTVGVGGLWDVASRMEITGQEEDFGQTLAAWGWEESRYLVLPLLGPSTLRDTGGLPVDMYSYPTTYIDDDETSLALTALRIVDKRAGLLDQEALIQGDRYSFIRDAWMQQRGFEVSDGELGDDPFASDEFDFDGADFDDAFAD; encoded by the coding sequence ATGAGCGATGACAAGGCACAGGGACGGCGCGACGGGCGCGCCCTGCTGGGAGTTGCGGCCGCCGCGCTGCTGGCCGGCTGCGCGAGCGCTGGCGGGGGCGATCGGGAACCGCACCCCGAGGACCCCTGGGAGGGCTTCAACCGCAAGGTGTTCGCCTTCAACGATGTGCTCGACCGCTACGCCCTGCAGCCGGTGGCGCGGGGCTACCGCTTCATTACGCCGGATCCGCTGGAGACCGGGGTGGGCAACTTCTTCTCCAACCTGGGCGAGCCGCGCACCGTCCTCAACAGCCTGCTGCAGGGCAAGGTGCGCAACGCCAGCATCGCCACATCGCGCTTCCTGATCAACACCACGGTCGGGGTCGGCGGACTCTGGGACGTGGCCAGCCGCATGGAGATCACCGGCCAGGAGGAGGATTTCGGCCAGACGCTGGCCGCCTGGGGATGGGAGGAGTCCCGTTACCTGGTGCTGCCGCTGCTGGGACCGAGTACCCTGCGCGATACCGGTGGCCTGCCCGTGGACATGTACAGCTACCCGACGACCTACATCGACGATGACGAGACCAGCCTGGCGCTGACGGCACTGCGTATCGTGGATAAGCGCGCGGGGCTGCTCGACCAGGAGGCACTGATCCAGGGCGATCGCTACAGCTTCATCCGCGACGCCTGGATGCAACAGCGCGGCTTCGAGGTCAGCGACGGCGAACTGGGGGATGATCCCTTCGCCAGCGATGAGTTCGACTTCGATGGCGCCGACTTCGACGACGCTTTCGCCGACTGA
- a CDS encoding beta-ketoacyl-ACP synthase III, with translation MTQVVITGTGLFTPAQSIDNDALVASFNAWVDAENARHAEAIAAGEREPLASSSSEFIVKASGIHSRHVLDAEGILDPERMRPRLRERGNDEPSIQCEMGLDAARQALGAAGVAGADIDLVIVGCSNLERPYPALAVELQAALGAGGYAFDMNVACSSATFAIETAANAIRAGSASRALVVNPEICSAHLNFRDRDSHFIFGDACTAIVLERADLATAEVRFAILGTRLVTRFSNAIRNNAGFLNRVTDADPLAVDKLFVQEGRRVFKEVCPMVAALIGEHLASLGLAGDDLARLWLHQANRHMNDMIARRVLGRDPEPHEAPVILDRYANTSSAGSIIAFHLHRDDLAAGDTGVICSFGAGYSAGSVVVRRSQ, from the coding sequence ATGACGCAAGTGGTGATCACCGGCACGGGACTCTTCACGCCGGCGCAGAGCATCGACAACGACGCCCTGGTGGCGTCCTTCAACGCCTGGGTGGACGCCGAGAACGCGCGCCACGCCGAGGCGATCGCCGCCGGGGAGCGTGAGCCCCTGGCGTCCTCCAGCAGCGAGTTCATCGTCAAGGCCTCCGGCATCCACAGTCGCCATGTGCTGGATGCCGAGGGCATCCTCGACCCCGAGCGGATGCGTCCGCGACTGCGCGAGCGCGGCAACGACGAGCCCTCGATCCAGTGCGAGATGGGCCTGGACGCCGCCCGCCAGGCGCTGGGCGCGGCGGGCGTGGCGGGGGCCGACATCGACCTGGTGATCGTCGGCTGCTCCAACCTGGAGCGCCCCTACCCGGCGCTGGCGGTGGAGCTGCAGGCCGCCCTGGGCGCCGGCGGCTACGCCTTCGACATGAACGTGGCCTGCAGCTCGGCCACCTTCGCCATCGAGACCGCGGCCAACGCCATCCGCGCCGGCAGCGCCAGTCGCGCCCTGGTGGTCAATCCCGAGATCTGCTCGGCACACCTCAACTTCCGCGACCGCGACAGCCACTTTATCTTCGGCGACGCCTGCACCGCCATCGTGCTGGAACGCGCTGACCTGGCCACTGCCGAAGTACGCTTCGCGATCCTCGGCACCCGACTGGTGACGCGCTTCTCCAATGCCATTCGCAACAACGCCGGCTTCCTCAACCGGGTCACCGATGCCGACCCGCTGGCCGTGGACAAGCTGTTCGTGCAGGAGGGCAGGCGGGTGTTCAAGGAGGTCTGCCCCATGGTGGCGGCGCTGATCGGCGAGCACCTGGCGAGCCTCGGCCTCGCCGGCGACGACCTGGCGCGGCTCTGGTTGCACCAGGCCAACCGCCACATGAACGACATGATCGCGCGGCGCGTGCTGGGCCGTGATCCCGAGCCGCACGAGGCGCCGGTGATCCTCGACCGCTACGCCAATACCAGCTCGGCAGGCTCCATCATCGCCTTCCACCTGCACCGCGACGACCTCGCCGCCGGCGATACCGGGGTGATCTGCTCCTTCGGTGCCGGCTACAGCGCGGGCAGCGTGGTGGTGCGCCGCAGCCAATGA
- the hrpA gene encoding ATP-dependent RNA helicase HrpA, protein MSDADRLRQLRRGLGDVLLRDRPTLEKRLKGLARRLQAGKPVDRGLAEVAKSMARSAGLVARRTARPVALNYPPELPVVERREDILAALRDHQVVVVAGETGSGKTTQLPKLCLELGLGRRGLIGHTQPRRLAARSVATRLAEELETPLGEQVGYQVRFTDQSGDDTLVKLMTDGILLAETRHDPDLTRYEAIIIDEAHERSLNIDFLLGYLRRLLSRRPDLKVIITSATIDVERFAAHFALPGPAGEARPAPVVEVSGRTYPVEVHYRPLVRDADDEEDRTLQEGILHAVAEIERIEREKGWRHGPRDVLVFLPGEREIRETADTLRRAELRGTEILPLYARLSNAEQNRVFAPHAGRRIVLSTNVAETSLTVPGIRYVIDPGLVRISRYSYRSKIQRLPVEPISQASANQRKGRCGRVAEGVCIRLYDEEDFLARPEFTDPEIRRTNLASVILSMLSLKLGSIEDFPFVDPPDSRFVTDGFKLLFELGAVDQAQHLTAVGRKLAHLPIDPRLARMVLAGAEQGGLREVLIVVAGLAVQDPRERPAEKRQAADQAHRRWQDPESDFMALLNLWQGFEAAREELSGNRLRRWCKERYINYLRMREWHDTFRQLRQLLRDMQVDVPPPVPLPVGEDGEPTEAAREARRQSGVALHRALLPGLLSHLGLLTENREYLGARNRKFVIHPGSGLVKKSPKWLMAFELVETSRLFARSVARIDPRWIEPLAGHLVKRSYAEPHWEMTRAQVVATEQVTLFGLPIVSGRRVHYGPIAPAEARELFIRRALVEGEFRTRGEFFAHNRALIEEVEDLEDRARKRDILVDEETLYAFYDERLPAEIHNGKCFEAWRKRAEAEDPAILKFDRAALLAREASEVTEADYPDAMTLNGVCYPLGYHFEPGAVDDGVTLTVPAAMLPQLPLARLEWLVPGLLREKCIALMKSLPKAIRRQVVPIPDWVDAALEAMTPDDIPLTEALGEFLRRRTGVRVQPDDWRLDHLEPHLVMNLRVVDHVGEPLGQGRDARELERRFEAAAGEGARALAREASAAADLVGLPEAALPESRVTTQAGIRVEAFPALVPHGEAFRVELFDHPAKAHQAHRDGVVALAMRELPQVGREIERLKGVETCALLFAKVGSRRQLADDLVRAVFARVVAVDPLPRSAGELEARLAQGQEALLPEAHRLLGILEEALKGHLAVTKALKGNLNLALALVYADLKAQMTRLVHPGFIGEAGEWLEAYPRYMEAALIRLEKAPRERHRDQMQMQEVQAFEARLEARLASERRGGVVPPELAEFRWWIEELRVSLFAQQLGTTFPVSAKRLEKRWAQITGRG, encoded by the coding sequence CTGTCCGATGCCGACCGCCTGCGCCAGCTGCGCCGCGGGCTCGGCGATGTGCTGCTGCGCGATCGCCCGACCCTGGAGAAGCGCCTCAAGGGGCTCGCGCGCCGCTTGCAGGCTGGCAAGCCGGTGGACCGCGGCCTGGCCGAGGTCGCGAAGTCCATGGCTCGTTCGGCCGGCCTGGTGGCACGCCGCACGGCGCGGCCGGTGGCGCTCAACTATCCGCCCGAACTGCCGGTGGTGGAGCGCCGTGAGGATATTCTGGCGGCGCTGCGCGACCACCAGGTGGTGGTGGTGGCCGGCGAGACCGGCTCCGGCAAGACCACCCAGCTGCCCAAGCTCTGCCTGGAGCTGGGCTTGGGGCGTCGCGGACTGATTGGCCACACCCAGCCGCGGCGCCTGGCGGCACGCTCGGTGGCCACGCGCTTGGCCGAGGAGCTCGAGACGCCGCTGGGTGAGCAGGTGGGCTACCAGGTGCGCTTCACCGACCAGAGCGGCGATGACACCCTGGTCAAGCTGATGACCGACGGCATACTGCTCGCCGAGACCCGTCACGACCCGGACCTCACCCGCTACGAGGCGATCATCATCGATGAGGCCCACGAGCGCAGCCTCAATATCGACTTCCTGCTCGGCTACCTGCGGCGCCTGCTGTCGCGCCGGCCCGACCTCAAGGTGATCATCACCTCGGCGACCATCGACGTGGAGCGCTTCGCCGCGCACTTCGCGCTGCCCGGGCCCGCGGGAGAGGCGAGACCGGCCCCGGTGGTGGAGGTCTCCGGGCGCACCTATCCGGTAGAGGTGCACTACCGCCCGTTGGTGCGCGACGCCGATGACGAGGAGGACCGCACCCTGCAGGAGGGGATCCTGCATGCCGTGGCGGAGATCGAGCGGATCGAGCGCGAGAAGGGCTGGCGGCATGGCCCGCGGGATGTGCTGGTGTTCCTGCCAGGCGAGCGCGAGATCCGCGAGACCGCCGATACGTTGCGCCGAGCCGAGCTGCGCGGCACCGAGATCCTGCCGCTCTATGCGCGGCTGTCCAATGCCGAGCAGAATCGCGTCTTCGCACCCCACGCCGGGCGGCGCATCGTGCTCTCCACCAACGTCGCCGAGACCTCGCTCACCGTGCCGGGCATCCGCTACGTGATCGACCCCGGCCTGGTGCGCATCAGCCGCTACAGCTATCGCTCCAAGATCCAACGCCTGCCGGTGGAGCCCATCAGCCAGGCCAGCGCCAACCAGCGCAAGGGCCGCTGTGGGCGGGTCGCCGAGGGCGTCTGCATTCGCCTGTATGACGAGGAGGACTTCCTCGCCCGTCCCGAGTTCACCGACCCCGAGATCCGGCGCACCAACCTGGCCTCGGTGATCCTCTCCATGCTGTCACTCAAGCTCGGCAGCATCGAGGACTTCCCCTTCGTCGACCCGCCGGACTCGCGCTTCGTCACCGACGGCTTCAAGCTGCTGTTCGAACTGGGTGCGGTGGATCAGGCCCAGCACCTGACTGCCGTCGGGCGTAAGCTGGCCCACCTGCCCATCGACCCGCGCCTGGCGCGCATGGTGCTGGCCGGCGCCGAGCAGGGCGGGCTGCGCGAGGTGCTGATCGTGGTGGCGGGGCTGGCGGTACAGGATCCCCGCGAGCGACCGGCGGAGAAGCGCCAGGCCGCCGACCAGGCCCATCGCCGCTGGCAGGATCCCGAATCCGACTTCATGGCGTTGCTCAACCTGTGGCAGGGCTTCGAGGCGGCCCGCGAGGAGCTCTCCGGCAACCGGCTCCGGCGCTGGTGCAAGGAGCGCTATATCAACTACCTGCGCATGCGCGAGTGGCACGACACCTTCCGCCAGCTGCGCCAGCTGCTGCGTGACATGCAGGTCGACGTGCCCCCGCCGGTGCCCCTTCCCGTGGGCGAGGATGGCGAGCCGACGGAGGCCGCCCGCGAGGCGCGCCGCCAGAGTGGCGTGGCGCTGCATCGGGCACTGTTGCCGGGGCTGCTCTCGCACCTTGGCCTGCTGACCGAGAATCGCGAGTACCTGGGGGCACGCAACCGCAAGTTCGTCATTCATCCGGGCTCGGGGCTGGTCAAGAAGTCTCCCAAGTGGCTGATGGCCTTCGAGCTGGTGGAGACCTCCCGGCTCTTCGCACGCAGCGTGGCCAGGATCGATCCGCGCTGGATCGAGCCGCTGGCCGGCCACCTGGTCAAGCGCAGCTACGCCGAGCCCCACTGGGAGATGACGCGTGCCCAGGTGGTGGCCACCGAACAGGTCACCCTGTTCGGCCTGCCCATCGTCTCGGGCCGACGCGTGCACTACGGCCCCATCGCGCCGGCGGAGGCCCGCGAGCTCTTCATCCGCCGCGCCCTGGTGGAGGGCGAGTTCCGCACGCGCGGCGAGTTCTTCGCCCACAACCGGGCGTTGATCGAGGAGGTCGAGGACCTCGAGGATCGCGCCCGCAAGCGTGACATCCTGGTGGACGAGGAGACTCTCTACGCCTTCTACGACGAGCGACTCCCTGCCGAGATCCACAACGGCAAGTGCTTCGAGGCGTGGCGCAAGCGCGCCGAGGCCGAGGATCCCGCCATCCTCAAGTTCGACCGCGCCGCCCTGCTGGCTCGGGAGGCCAGCGAGGTGACCGAGGCGGACTACCCCGACGCCATGACGCTCAACGGGGTGTGCTATCCGCTTGGCTATCACTTCGAGCCCGGCGCGGTGGACGACGGCGTGACCCTCACCGTGCCGGCGGCGATGCTGCCCCAGCTGCCACTGGCCCGCCTGGAGTGGCTGGTGCCGGGCCTGCTGCGCGAGAAGTGCATCGCCCTGATGAAGTCGTTGCCCAAGGCGATTCGCCGCCAGGTGGTGCCGATCCCCGACTGGGTCGACGCCGCGCTGGAGGCGATGACCCCGGACGACATCCCGCTCACCGAGGCGCTGGGGGAGTTCCTGCGCCGCCGCACCGGGGTCCGTGTGCAGCCCGATGACTGGCGCCTGGATCACCTCGAGCCGCACCTGGTGATGAACCTGCGTGTGGTCGATCACGTCGGGGAGCCGCTGGGGCAGGGTCGCGATGCCCGGGAGCTGGAGCGGCGCTTCGAGGCCGCCGCGGGGGAGGGCGCTCGCGCCCTGGCGCGGGAGGCTAGCGCCGCCGCCGACCTGGTAGGGCTGCCCGAGGCGGCGCTGCCGGAGTCCCGTGTGACCACCCAGGCGGGCATCCGGGTCGAGGCCTTCCCGGCGCTGGTGCCCCACGGTGAGGCCTTCCGGGTGGAGCTCTTCGACCATCCCGCGAAGGCGCACCAAGCCCACCGCGATGGCGTGGTGGCCCTGGCGATGCGCGAGCTGCCCCAGGTCGGGCGTGAGATCGAGCGCCTCAAGGGCGTGGAGACCTGCGCGCTGCTGTTCGCCAAGGTGGGCAGCAGGCGTCAGCTCGCCGACGACCTGGTGCGCGCCGTGTTTGCCCGAGTGGTGGCGGTGGATCCGCTGCCGCGCTCCGCGGGTGAGCTCGAGGCGCGCCTGGCCCAGGGGCAGGAGGCACTGCTGCCCGAAGCGCACCGCCTGCTGGGCATCCTCGAGGAGGCTCTCAAGGGGCACCTGGCCGTGACCAAGGCGCTGAAGGGCAATCTCAACCTGGCCCTGGCGTTGGTCTACGCTGACCTCAAGGCGCAGATGACCCGCCTGGTGCATCCCGGCTTCATCGGTGAGGCGGGGGAGTGGCTGGAGGCGTATCCGCGCTACATGGAGGCGGCGCTGATCCGGCTGGAGAAGGCGCCGCGGGAGCGCCACCGCGACCAGATGCAGATGCAGGAGGTCCAGGCATTCGAGGCGCGTCTCGAGGCGCGCCTTGCCAGCGAGCGGCGCGGCGGCGTGGTGCCGCCCGAGCTTGCCGAGTTCCGCTGGTGGATCGAGGAGCTGCGGGTCTCGCTCTTCGCCCAGCAGCTGGGCACGACCTTCCCGGTCTCCGCCAAGCGCCTCGAGAAGCGCTGGGCACAGATCACCGGGCGCGGCTAG
- a CDS encoding AMP-binding protein, producing MSEHAHAPILEGPELDGMGTYRSVTDVFHAAVDKYADKPAFSCMGQTLSFADLDRLSRDFAAWLQHETTLQPGDRIAIQLPNVLQFPVAVFGAMRAGLVVVNTNPLYTEREMAHQFKDAGAKAIVILANMADKLERILESTDIQHVVVTELADLHAFPRRPLINLVVKHVKKLVPAFRLPGHTPLRRALKEGAAHRHHDVERASDDIAALQYTGGTTGLAKGTMLTHRNLVANMLQAGQAIGRGLDHGHEVVIAPLPVYHIYTFTVNCLFLMETGSHSLLITNPRDLSGFVKELRKVPFTAFIGLNTLFNALCHREDFRSLDFSRLHLTISGGMALTKPVAERWKQVTGCDIAEGYGLTETSPVVSFNPVDAIRLGTIGKPVAGTRVKVVDADGNDLAFGEAGELCVQGPQVMKGYWNRDDETAQVIDAWGWFHTGDIAVLEEDGYIRIVDRKKDMILVSGFNVYPNEIEDVVARHPDVLESAAVGIPDAVSGEAIKLFVVPRGSAEIDPEALRAWCKKELTGYKVPRTVEVRDELPKTNVGKVLRRQLRDEEREKASEAK from the coding sequence ATGAGTGAACATGCCCACGCCCCCATTCTCGAAGGCCCCGAGCTTGACGGCATGGGGACCTACCGGTCGGTCACCGATGTCTTCCATGCCGCGGTAGACAAGTATGCCGACAAGCCGGCCTTCAGCTGCATGGGGCAGACGTTGAGCTTCGCCGATCTGGATCGCCTCTCCCGGGACTTCGCCGCCTGGCTGCAGCATGAGACCACCCTGCAGCCGGGCGATCGCATCGCCATCCAGTTGCCCAACGTGCTGCAGTTTCCGGTCGCGGTGTTCGGTGCCATGCGTGCCGGGCTGGTGGTGGTCAACACTAACCCGCTCTACACCGAGCGGGAGATGGCCCACCAGTTCAAGGACGCCGGTGCCAAGGCGATCGTGATCCTCGCCAACATGGCCGACAAGCTCGAGAGGATCCTCGAGAGTACCGACATCCAGCATGTGGTGGTGACCGAGTTGGCCGACCTGCATGCCTTTCCCAGGCGGCCGCTGATCAACCTGGTGGTCAAGCATGTCAAGAAGTTGGTGCCGGCCTTCCGGCTCCCTGGTCACACGCCGCTGCGCCGGGCCCTGAAGGAGGGCGCCGCGCACCGGCACCACGACGTGGAGCGCGCTTCCGACGACATCGCCGCGCTGCAGTATACCGGCGGCACCACAGGGCTTGCCAAGGGCACCATGCTCACCCATCGCAACCTGGTGGCGAACATGCTCCAGGCCGGCCAGGCCATCGGCCGTGGTCTTGATCATGGCCATGAGGTGGTGATCGCGCCGCTGCCCGTCTACCACATCTACACCTTCACGGTGAACTGCCTGTTCCTGATGGAGACCGGCAGCCATTCGCTGCTGATCACCAATCCCCGCGACCTGTCGGGCTTCGTCAAGGAGCTGCGCAAGGTGCCCTTCACCGCCTTTATCGGCCTCAATACCCTGTTCAACGCGCTGTGCCACCGCGAGGACTTCCGTTCCCTGGACTTTTCCAGGCTGCACCTGACCATCTCCGGGGGCATGGCGCTGACCAAGCCGGTGGCCGAGCGCTGGAAGCAGGTCACCGGTTGCGATATCGCCGAGGGCTACGGGCTCACCGAGACGTCACCGGTGGTCAGCTTCAATCCGGTGGACGCCATCCGGCTGGGTACCATCGGCAAGCCGGTGGCCGGCACCCGGGTCAAGGTAGTGGATGCCGACGGCAACGACCTGGCCTTCGGCGAGGCGGGCGAGCTCTGTGTCCAGGGGCCCCAGGTGATGAAGGGCTACTGGAACCGCGACGACGAGACCGCCCAGGTGATCGATGCGTGGGGCTGGTTTCACACCGGCGACATCGCGGTGTTGGAAGAGGATGGCTATATCCGCATTGTCGACCGCAAGAAGGACATGATCCTGGTCTCGGGTTTCAACGTCTATCCCAACGAGATCGAGGATGTGGTGGCCCGGCACCCCGACGTGCTCGAGTCGGCGGCGGTCGGCATCCCCGATGCGGTCAGCGGCGAGGCGATCAAGCTGTTCGTGGTGCCCCGCGGCAGCGCCGAGATCGACCCCGAGGCGCTGCGCGCCTGGTGCAAGAAGGAGCTCACCGGCTACAAGGTGCCGCGCACCGTCGAGGTGCGTGACGAGCTGCCCAAGACCAATGTGGGCAAGGTCCTGCGCCGCCAGCTGCGCGACGAGGAGCGGGAGAAGGCGAGCGAAGCGAAGTAG